The Candidatus Pelagibacter sp. IMCC9063 genome has a window encoding:
- a CDS encoding phosphoenolpyruvate synthase/pyruvate phosphate dikinase, giving the protein MVDNVYASGVCFTKNINNGLPQWKINFTKNKDTTLVTSGKGMVQSINFLDSEKTIFKEKVFHKLYLKIKEIQKKIQHEDIDVEFIINKKYNIFFVQVRKLPLVNSKKPTPNVVKLYEKLEKKITKRKEKNSDLYGKTTFFGTMPDWNPAEILGTKPRPLALSLYQELITNHIWSLSRNEYGYKELFGQQLLTTFYGIPYVDIRVDFNSWLPESLNEKLSRKLVNYYLDKFKSDINNHDKIEFEIIFSSFNFLSKKKIPQLLKGKFQKKEIVQIIEGLKATNQKAFNNLNKQVVQIEKLKKKQSIVENQNIYWVDKIISQLNNCKKYGTTSFAGLARSAFISVDMINSMVVEGILSEKEKNNFLNSIKTISSEINQALYLDKKKFKKNMDI; this is encoded by the coding sequence ATGGTTGATAATGTTTATGCCTCAGGGGTTTGCTTTACAAAAAATATTAACAATGGTCTTCCTCAATGGAAAATTAATTTTACTAAAAATAAAGACACAACATTAGTAACCTCTGGAAAGGGCATGGTGCAATCTATAAATTTTTTAGATTCCGAAAAAACGATTTTTAAAGAAAAAGTTTTTCATAAATTGTATTTGAAAATTAAAGAGATACAAAAAAAAATTCAGCACGAGGATATAGATGTAGAGTTTATAATTAATAAAAAATATAATATTTTTTTTGTACAAGTTAGAAAATTACCCTTAGTTAATTCAAAAAAACCCACTCCCAATGTAGTAAAGCTTTATGAAAAACTTGAAAAAAAAATAACAAAAAGAAAAGAAAAAAATTCTGATCTATATGGAAAAACTACATTTTTTGGTACAATGCCTGACTGGAATCCTGCGGAAATTCTAGGCACAAAGCCTAGACCTCTAGCTCTATCTTTATATCAAGAACTTATAACAAATCATATTTGGTCTTTGAGTAGAAATGAATATGGATACAAAGAACTTTTTGGACAACAATTGCTAACTACTTTTTATGGAATACCCTATGTTGATATTCGGGTTGACTTCAATTCATGGCTGCCCGAATCGCTTAACGAAAAACTGTCAAGGAAGTTAGTAAATTATTATCTAGATAAATTTAAAAGTGACATTAATAACCATGACAAAATAGAGTTTGAAATTATTTTTTCAAGCTTCAATTTTTTAAGCAAAAAAAAAATACCCCAATTACTTAAGGGAAAATTTCAAAAAAAAGAAATTGTACAGATTATTGAAGGATTAAAAGCTACTAATCAAAAAGCTTTTAATAATTTAAATAAGCAAGTTGTTCAAATTGAAAAATTAAAAAAAAAACAATCGATAGTTGAAAATCAAAACATATATTGGGTAGATAAAATTATTTCACAATTAAATAATTGCAAAAAATACGGGACTACATCTTTTGCTGGGCTAGCAAGATCTGCGTTTATTTCGGTTGATATGATAAACTCAATGGTAGTCGAAGGCATATTATCAGAAAAAGAAAAAAATAATTTTTTAAATAGTATAAAAACTATATCTTCTGAAATTAATCAGGCTCTTTATTTAGATAAAAAAAAATTTAAAAAAAATATGGACATTTAA
- a CDS encoding PEP-utilizing enzyme, with the protein MKKNNFSINCGELFLFFKKSIELREYSKFVFTKSIDQIFQNLKKFGKRNRIKVDDLSYLTIQNIIDIYYNLEYKSINRNLSDKISNNKQNYIELSNINLPEVIIEKNDIYYFEEKNTKVNFVGTDKASGKVLHLRKMHKTTNLSKKIICIENADPGYDFLFSKNISGLITKYGGANSHMAIRCYELGIPAAIGVGNYLFEDIIKKKFIDINCEIKKIF; encoded by the coding sequence TTGAAAAAAAACAATTTTTCCATAAATTGTGGAGAATTGTTCTTGTTTTTTAAAAAGAGTATTGAGTTGAGAGAGTATTCAAAATTTGTTTTTACGAAAAGTATAGATCAGATATTTCAAAATCTAAAAAAATTTGGAAAAAGAAATAGAATCAAGGTTGATGATTTGTCCTATTTAACTATTCAAAATATTATAGATATTTATTACAATCTAGAATATAAAAGCATAAATAGAAATCTTAGTGACAAAATTAGCAACAACAAACAGAATTATATAGAGTTGTCTAATATAAATTTACCAGAAGTAATAATTGAAAAAAATGATATTTATTATTTTGAAGAAAAAAATACTAAAGTTAATTTTGTGGGAACGGATAAAGCTTCAGGTAAAGTTTTGCATCTAAGAAAAATGCATAAAACAACAAATTTATCAAAAAAAATTATATGCATTGAGAATGCCGATCCAGGTTATGATTTTCTTTTTTCAAAAAACATATCTGGTCTTATCACGAAATATGGAGGAGCAAATTCACACATGGCTATAAGATGTTACGAATTGGGAATACCAGCTGCAATCGGGGTTGGCAATTATTTATTTGAAGATATTATAAAGAAAAAATTTATTGATATAAATTGTGAAATAAAAAAAATTTTTTAA
- a CDS encoding gamma-glutamyl-gamma-aminobutyrate hydrolase family protein (Members of this family of hydrolases with an active site Cys residue belong to MEROPS family C26.): MIINIMPTIRNYYKNQIDLCFDKKLISLLKTNYKGATIKCVNSLNEEKFDLLVLTGGNTVIGLSNKEKDLARSKFDNFYYKKAIQKQTPIIGICHGAQFIAKKFKGVIKKNKKVGMEKIIFFNNKVKKIKLYHDYSIKKISKDFEILAKTCDGYIESFSHKKKNICGIMWHPERNQTLNFIDKIVLKSLCS, translated from the coding sequence ATGATCATTAATATCATGCCCACCATCAGAAATTATTACAAAAATCAAATAGATTTATGTTTTGATAAAAAATTAATTTCTCTATTAAAGACAAATTACAAAGGGGCTACGATTAAATGCGTAAATTCATTAAATGAAGAAAAATTCGATCTTTTGGTGTTAACTGGAGGCAATACAGTTATAGGTTTAAGTAATAAGGAGAAAGATTTAGCCAGGAGTAAATTTGATAATTTTTACTACAAAAAAGCAATACAAAAACAAACTCCAATTATAGGCATTTGTCATGGCGCTCAATTTATAGCTAAAAAATTCAAAGGTGTGATCAAAAAAAATAAAAAAGTGGGAATGGAAAAAATAATTTTTTTTAATAATAAAGTAAAAAAAATAAAATTGTATCATGACTATTCTATAAAAAAAATTTCAAAAGACTTTGAAATTTTAGCCAAAACCTGTGATGGATACATTGAATCATTTAGCCATAAAAAAAAAAATATATGTGGAATAATGTGGCATCCGGAAAGAAATCAAACGCTTAATTTTATAGATAAAATTGTACTCAAATCATTATGCAGTTAG
- a CDS encoding aminotransferase class I/II-fold pyridoxal phosphate-dependent enzyme, with amino-acid sequence MNKNFLKLIKNIKKKFKQKKIYLHEPHILKDDITSVLAALKSKEISSYGKYTSVFEKKLGKYLGEKKTLSLVNGTAALHIAYKVMGINHNHEVLAPSMTYISTINAIKYCNSEPHFYEIEQSTLSVDLKKLEAYLKKKTIIKNKKCINKKTQKHIKAFVLVHINGLCCEIDKLLVLLNRYKIVLIEDAAEAIGSSYKNKKLGTFGEVGILSFNGNKIISTGGGGAIIFKKQIHYKKALHYISNCKKKHPFEFAHDDVGYNYRMPSLNAALGISQLKKLQHFVSKKKLIYLYYKSIFKNNQYKLLEPINKLSSNYWLPTITATNKKINLTRLIKSAHTQNFFLRSLWKPMHLLLPFKHCQKMSLRNTVRIYKSTVCLPGSVFLLK; translated from the coding sequence ATGAATAAAAATTTTTTAAAATTAATTAAAAATATTAAAAAAAAATTTAAACAAAAAAAAATTTATTTACATGAACCTCATATATTGAAGGATGATATTACTTCAGTTTTGGCAGCACTTAAATCTAAGGAAATATCTTCTTATGGAAAGTATACTTCTGTATTTGAAAAAAAACTGGGAAAATATCTGGGAGAGAAAAAAACTTTATCATTGGTTAATGGAACAGCAGCGCTACATATAGCATATAAAGTAATGGGCATTAACCATAATCATGAAGTTTTAGCCCCATCAATGACTTACATCTCCACAATCAATGCAATAAAATATTGCAATAGTGAACCTCACTTTTATGAAATTGAGCAAAGTACGCTTTCCGTAGACTTGAAAAAGCTCGAAGCATATTTGAAGAAAAAAACTATTATTAAAAATAAAAAATGTATAAATAAAAAAACTCAAAAACATATAAAGGCTTTTGTTTTAGTTCATATAAATGGTCTTTGCTGTGAAATAGATAAGCTTTTGGTGTTACTTAATCGCTATAAAATAGTTTTAATTGAAGATGCCGCAGAAGCAATTGGATCTTCCTATAAAAATAAAAAACTCGGAACTTTCGGGGAAGTTGGAATTTTAAGCTTTAATGGAAATAAAATAATATCAACTGGAGGTGGGGGGGCAATAATATTTAAAAAACAAATACATTATAAAAAGGCATTACACTATATTTCTAATTGCAAAAAAAAACATCCTTTTGAATTTGCCCATGATGATGTTGGGTACAACTATAGAATGCCAAGTTTAAATGCCGCACTTGGAATTTCGCAACTAAAAAAATTACAACACTTTGTAAGTAAAAAAAAATTAATTTATCTTTACTACAAAAGTATATTCAAAAACAATCAATATAAACTATTAGAGCCAATAAATAAACTAAGTAGCAATTATTGGCTACCAACAATCACGGCAACTAATAAAAAGATTAACCTGACAAGACTTATTAAAAGCGCACACACACAAAATTTTTTTTTAAGATCTCTTTGGAAACCAATGCATCTTTTGCTACCTTTTAAACATTGTCAAAAAATGTCATTAAGAAACACAGTAAGGATATATAAAAGCACTGTTTGCTTACCAGGCAGTGTTTTTTTACTAAAATAA
- a CDS encoding methyltransferase domain-containing protein: MHKEKKVLFNQLLNFFWLRPENALMLYLRSVSYRKTLKYFHEKDSTLDISCGDGVFSFLTFGGLLSNTTDMFRSIKYQKETARKIDNFDFFNRDYFVKILKKPHLHYTHGIDWKKNLLKKASKLNFYTNLHQQDNNNKFLFNNEKFGYVYSNSSYWVKNYDFHINQIIDCTKKNGHIVLQIKNDSALSFKSSKYIQKIFGKNFSNIIDAGRSNSWKFLKSFNEIYKIFQNNKKVEIIAIEPIYGDIMPEIWNFGLRPLFQPLSKMVSTLNEKNRLEIKNEFIQIVHGLFYKHLSNYKPNNDHHNKKEIEYTYILKKNSIS; encoded by the coding sequence ATGCATAAAGAAAAAAAAGTATTATTTAATCAACTACTCAATTTTTTTTGGTTAAGACCCGAGAATGCTCTTATGTTGTATTTGAGATCAGTATCATACCGAAAAACTTTAAAATACTTCCATGAAAAGGATAGCACCTTAGATATTTCTTGCGGGGATGGTGTTTTTTCATTTTTAACATTTGGTGGATTGCTTAGCAATACAACCGATATGTTTAGAAGTATAAAATACCAAAAAGAAACAGCCAGAAAAATTGATAATTTTGATTTCTTTAATAGAGACTATTTTGTTAAAATTTTAAAAAAACCTCATCTTCATTACACGCATGGAATTGACTGGAAAAAAAACTTATTAAAAAAGGCATCTAAGTTAAATTTTTACACAAACCTTCATCAGCAAGATAACAACAATAAATTTTTATTTAATAATGAAAAGTTTGGATATGTTTATAGCAATAGCTCATATTGGGTAAAAAACTATGACTTTCATATTAATCAAATTATAGACTGCACAAAAAAAAACGGCCATATAGTTTTGCAAATAAAAAATGATTCCGCTCTTAGCTTTAAGTCAAGCAAGTATATTCAAAAAATTTTTGGTAAAAATTTTTCCAATATTATTGATGCTGGAAGATCCAATAGTTGGAAATTTTTAAAATCATTTAATGAAATTTACAAAATTTTTCAAAATAATAAGAAAGTTGAAATAATTGCTATTGAGCCTATTTACGGCGATATTATGCCTGAGATTTGGAATTTTGGGTTGAGACCACTTTTTCAACCTTTGAGTAAAATGGTTTCTACTCTAAACGAAAAAAATCGACTCGAAATAAAAAATGAATTCATACAAATAGTACATGGATTATTTTATAAACATCTGTCAAATTATAAGCCTAATAATGACCATCATAATAAAAAAGAAATTGAATACACATATATTTTAAAAAAAAATAGTATATCCTGA
- a CDS encoding ATP-binding cassette domain-containing protein, translating into MKIKKFLKTFLFLLNEKELIRIKKIFIFYFFTILLELISITSLVPLIGFIISPELTMTKVQTYISIDTLNYLNFKVIDTQSILISLCTFVIIAFGIKNLLLALIVRYRENFFAKLHVGLSQRVFKKYLEVNYKFFLKGNSSSIVRNLDREIPNLISLIKFFIDIVVDSIIILSISIVLISLNYKLYLSIICILILFSFFYIGYFKKIIKIAGAVRQEYQMRFLRVINETFGLLNYIKVEKLNTFFYKIFSNISDTLVKANLKRNLIVLLSKNLLEFILIIFLSSAIMFLYFDSKDLDYVQFQIGITLLCVIRLMPSFTRIVNSINSIKFISVSLKSIKEIQSIPLNFKFKEKYLSSKLEKISIKNIYFKFDKNKKFTLSNVSIDIESNDKICIVGETGSGKSTLLNLILGLVSPSSGKVLVNGDNYPLYLFNNMVSYVPQDILILESSIKNNIYFDKSVKDFKPTDLMSALSDSDLYSLVQSKKQKENFPLLENGKNISFGQKQRIGIARAIIGKSNILVLDEATSSLDEKTEKTIFNNLVNRYKKKMIICVTHRLSNLKYFNKAFKVENGKLLRIK; encoded by the coding sequence ATGAAAATTAAAAAATTCCTAAAAACTTTTTTATTTTTACTCAATGAAAAAGAATTAATACGAATTAAAAAAATTTTTATTTTTTATTTTTTTACAATATTACTAGAATTAATTAGCATTACCTCTTTAGTGCCTCTAATCGGGTTTATTATTTCTCCAGAGCTAACAATGACCAAAGTCCAAACCTACATAAGCATAGACACACTTAATTATTTAAATTTTAAAGTTATAGACACTCAGAGTATTTTAATTTCTCTCTGTACCTTTGTCATTATTGCATTTGGAATAAAAAATTTGTTACTAGCACTAATTGTAAGATATAGAGAAAATTTTTTTGCAAAACTTCATGTGGGTTTGAGTCAGAGAGTTTTTAAAAAATATCTAGAGGTAAATTATAAATTTTTTTTAAAAGGCAATTCATCATCAATTGTAAGAAATTTAGACAGAGAGATACCAAACTTAATAAGTCTAATAAAATTTTTTATAGATATTGTCGTAGACTCGATAATTATTTTGAGTATATCGATAGTTTTAATTTCACTAAACTACAAATTGTATTTATCTATAATTTGTATCTTAATATTATTCAGTTTTTTTTATATCGGTTATTTTAAAAAAATTATTAAAATTGCGGGAGCCGTAAGACAAGAATATCAAATGAGATTTCTTAGAGTCATCAATGAAACCTTTGGTTTACTCAACTATATTAAAGTTGAAAAACTAAATACCTTTTTTTATAAAATTTTTTCCAATATTTCAGATACGCTAGTGAAGGCAAATTTAAAAAGAAACTTAATAGTTTTGTTAAGTAAAAATTTATTAGAATTTATTCTTATAATCTTTTTATCTTCGGCTATCATGTTCTTATATTTTGATTCAAAAGATTTAGATTATGTTCAATTTCAGATTGGGATAACTTTGCTTTGTGTTATAAGATTAATGCCTTCATTCACTAGAATAGTAAACTCAATAAATAGTATTAAATTTATATCTGTCTCATTAAAATCAATTAAAGAAATTCAATCCATTCCATTAAATTTTAAATTTAAAGAAAAATACTTAAGTTCCAAATTAGAGAAAATCTCTATAAAAAATATTTATTTTAAATTTGATAAAAATAAAAAATTCACGTTAAGTAATGTTTCGATAGATATAGAAAGCAATGACAAAATTTGTATTGTTGGTGAAACTGGATCTGGAAAAAGCACTTTGCTTAATTTAATTTTAGGATTGGTATCACCATCATCAGGCAAGGTATTGGTTAATGGAGATAATTATCCTTTGTATCTTTTTAATAATATGGTTTCTTATGTCCCTCAAGACATTCTCATATTGGAAAGTTCAATTAAAAATAATATTTATTTTGATAAATCCGTTAAAGATTTTAAGCCCACGGACTTAATGTCAGCCCTTTCAGATAGCGACCTGTATTCACTTGTTCAATCAAAAAAACAAAAAGAAAACTTTCCTCTTCTGGAGAATGGAAAAAACATATCTTTTGGGCAAAAACAAAGAATTGGAATTGCAAGGGCAATAATTGGTAAGTCTAATATTCTAGTTCTAGACGAAGCGACATCCTCTCTGGATGAAAAAACCGAAAAAACTATTTTTAATAATTTGGTTAATAGGTATAAAAAGAAAATGATTATTTGTGTAACTCACAGACTTTCTAATTTAAAATATTTTAATAAGGCATTTAAAGTTGAAAATGGTAAACTGCTTAGAATTAAATAA
- a CDS encoding phosphocholine cytidylyltransferase family protein — translation MQLVLLAAGRGARLKSKTKKIPKCLVKVSGKPIINYNNLFFKKFKKKIAVIGYKSLKLRKYLQEYNFLQIYNKKFLQTNMVESMFLAKEKITEKEIVFVYSDIVFKKTIFENLKSKYSFLLLNTKWEQLWKKRMGDKFTEDAETVVVKGKFISSIGEKIKKGRVPPCQYMGIFKLMKKDYLKLYNFYKTIKNKKIDFTSFINLAIKKEVINIKYKLTSKLWLEVDNSKDINIAEKFLTGFYKW, via the coding sequence ATGCAGTTAGTTTTGTTAGCTGCTGGGAGAGGAGCAAGATTAAAATCCAAAACTAAAAAAATTCCAAAGTGTCTCGTCAAAGTTTCTGGAAAACCAATAATTAATTATAACAATCTTTTTTTTAAAAAATTCAAAAAAAAGATTGCAGTTATAGGATACAAGTCTCTTAAATTAAGAAAATATTTACAAGAGTATAATTTTTTACAAATATATAATAAAAAGTTTTTACAAACAAATATGGTTGAAAGTATGTTTCTTGCTAAAGAAAAAATTACTGAAAAAGAAATAGTTTTTGTATATTCAGATATTGTTTTTAAAAAAACTATTTTTGAAAACTTAAAAAGTAAGTATTCTTTTTTACTACTAAATACAAAATGGGAACAATTGTGGAAAAAAAGAATGGGAGATAAATTTACTGAAGATGCAGAAACAGTTGTGGTAAAGGGAAAGTTTATATCTTCAATTGGAGAGAAGATTAAAAAGGGAAGGGTGCCCCCATGTCAATATATGGGTATTTTTAAATTGATGAAGAAAGACTACCTAAAATTGTACAATTTTTACAAAACAATTAAAAATAAAAAAATCGATTTTACAAGTTTTATAAATCTTGCGATTAAAAAAGAAGTAATAAACATAAAATACAAACTTACATCTAAACTTTGGTTAGAGGTTGATAATTCAAAAGATATTAACATTGCAGAAAAATTTTTAACTGGTTTTTATAAATGGTAA
- a CDS encoding adenylyl-sulfate kinase: MVIWIVGLAGSGKTTLAKGIIKKYNKNKIVHIDGDKFRGLFDNDLGHSLKDRARNARRISKFVGFLSKQKINIVVSVLSNFPFWLKWNRKNIKNYFEIFIDINKELLFKKNKKKLYNSKKRNVVGKDIKFNIPKNYDIKFKNTFKKKDIVNFLKSLNVKFID; the protein is encoded by the coding sequence ATGGTAATTTGGATTGTTGGACTAGCAGGAAGTGGCAAAACTACCCTAGCAAAGGGAATAATAAAGAAATACAACAAGAATAAAATTGTTCATATTGATGGGGATAAATTCAGGGGACTCTTCGATAATGATCTGGGTCACTCTCTAAAGGATAGGGCCCGAAATGCAAGGCGAATAAGTAAATTTGTAGGCTTTCTTTCAAAGCAAAAAATAAATATTGTCGTTTCTGTGCTCAGTAATTTTCCTTTTTGGCTTAAATGGAATAGAAAAAATATAAAAAACTATTTTGAAATTTTTATAGATATTAATAAAGAATTACTATTTAAAAAAAATAAAAAAAAACTTTACAATAGTAAAAAAAGAAATGTTGTTGGAAAAGACATTAAATTTAACATACCAAAAAACTATGATATTAAATTTAAAAATACATTTAAAAAGAAAGATATAGTTAATTTTTTAAAATCACTTAATGTTAAATTCATAGATTAA
- a CDS encoding PglD-related sugar-binding protein encodes MKNILIYGAGGHSKSLIGLIESTKKYKIIGIIGLKKEVGKKICGYTIKYSDNDLEKLSKHCKNIALAITFYKNLQDRGKFIAKLLKKKFKIPSIISPHSVLLKNIKIGDGVQIFHKVVINTNSIVKDYCIVNNQSLVEHDVVLEENTHVSTGVIINGNCNIKRNTFIGSGSVIKENIKLKEGSFIKMFSKITLSQ; translated from the coding sequence ATGAAAAACATTTTAATTTATGGAGCTGGTGGTCATTCTAAGTCTTTGATAGGTTTAATAGAGTCAACTAAAAAATATAAAATAATTGGTATAATTGGGTTAAAAAAAGAGGTAGGGAAAAAAATTTGTGGATACACTATAAAATATAGTGACAATGACTTAGAAAAATTGTCTAAACATTGCAAAAACATTGCACTAGCTATTACTTTTTATAAAAATTTACAAGATAGAGGTAAGTTTATTGCAAAATTGTTAAAAAAAAAATTTAAAATACCTTCAATAATTTCTCCGCATTCTGTTTTATTAAAGAATATAAAAATTGGAGATGGAGTTCAAATTTTTCATAAAGTGGTAATTAATACAAACTCAATTGTTAAGGATTATTGTATTGTAAATAATCAGTCTCTGGTCGAACATGATGTTGTACTAGAAGAAAATACACACGTATCAACGGGAGTGATCATTAATGGAAACTGCAATATTAAAAGAAATACATTTATTGGATCAGGTTCTGTAATTAAAGAAAACATTAAACTTAAAGAGGGTTCATTTATCAAAATGTTTTCTAAAATAACTCTATCACAATGA
- the neuB gene encoding N-acetylneuraminate synthase — protein sequence MKKKTIIIAEIGVNHNGNIILAKKLIDKAKLAKVDYVKFQSFIASEITTKKTNLANYQKKNANQQTQYELLKNLELSFEKQNLLFEYCKKKKIKYLSTPFDLKSLNFLKKKLPIIKISSTDLGNLPFLKAVGKIKKKIILSTGMSSNKEIDLSIKELLKAGMNKKNITLLYCHSAYPTNFLDLNLNSIVFLKYFFNLNVGFSDHTIGIEASVAAVALGATVIEKHFTLDKKMTGPDHSSSLNFEELKQLVDSIRNIEKSLGPYEKKISKIEMQNKSVVKKSIVAFQNIKKNDSFSEKNLTTKRSKKGISPLNWYKVLGTKSKKNYSKDEEI from the coding sequence ATGAAAAAAAAAACCATTATTATCGCTGAAATAGGAGTTAACCACAACGGTAACATAATACTTGCAAAAAAATTGATTGATAAAGCCAAGTTAGCAAAAGTTGATTATGTAAAATTTCAATCTTTTATAGCTAGTGAGATAACAACCAAAAAAACAAATTTAGCAAATTATCAAAAAAAAAATGCAAACCAACAAACTCAATATGAGCTATTAAAAAATCTAGAACTAAGCTTCGAAAAACAAAATTTACTTTTTGAATATTGTAAAAAAAAAAAAATTAAATATCTATCTACACCCTTTGATCTCAAAAGCCTGAATTTTTTAAAAAAAAAATTACCAATTATTAAAATTTCCTCAACTGACCTAGGTAATTTGCCTTTTCTAAAGGCGGTGGGTAAAATAAAAAAAAAGATTATACTTTCTACTGGTATGTCGAGTAACAAAGAAATTGATTTAAGTATTAAAGAGCTTTTAAAAGCCGGAATGAATAAAAAAAATATCACTTTGCTTTATTGTCACTCTGCATATCCTACCAATTTTTTAGATCTTAATTTAAACTCTATAGTATTTTTAAAATATTTTTTTAATTTGAACGTTGGATTTTCCGATCACACAATTGGGATTGAGGCATCGGTAGCAGCAGTCGCCCTAGGTGCTACTGTTATTGAAAAGCACTTCACCTTAGATAAAAAAATGACTGGTCCTGATCATTCATCAAGTCTTAATTTTGAAGAATTGAAACAACTAGTGGATTCCATAAGAAATATTGAAAAAAGTCTAGGACCCTATGAAAAGAAAATTTCTAAAATTGAAATGCAAAACAAATCAGTAGTAAAAAAATCTATTGTTGCGTTTCAAAATATAAAAAAAAATGATTCTTTTTCAGAAAAAAATTTAACGACCAAGAGATCTAAAAAAGGAATTTCACCATTAAATTGGTATAAAGTTTTAGGAACAAAATCTAAAAAAAATTACAGTAAAGATGAAGAGATATAA
- a CDS encoding GDP-mannose 4,6-dehydratase: MNILVTGSEGFIGSHLVEKLLNVGHKVKALVLYNSFNSAGWLDHLKNNKNLKIIFGDIRDENFLLENFKNIDCVFHLAALISIPHSYVSFNSFLDTNIKGTTNILNASRKHKVKKIFVTSTSEVYGSAQYVPIDETHPLSPQSPYAATKVSADSIAISFFKSFDLPVTVLRPFNAYGPRQSARAIIPSIIAQVLNSKKFIKVGNIKSFRDFTYVDDTVNGFICALTAKNILGETINISTGYETSIKELIEIVKREIGKPHLKLIFDKKRFRPGNSEVNRLLGCNKKAKKLLKWKPSKAGLRGFQDGIRKTISWFKVEDNLKQYNSNTYNT, translated from the coding sequence ATGAATATATTAGTAACTGGTTCTGAAGGATTTATAGGTAGTCATCTTGTTGAGAAACTACTTAATGTAGGACACAAAGTTAAAGCTTTGGTTTTGTACAATTCTTTTAATAGTGCAGGGTGGCTTGATCATTTAAAAAATAATAAAAATCTAAAAATTATATTTGGCGATATTAGAGATGAAAACTTTTTATTAGAAAATTTTAAAAACATAGATTGCGTGTTCCATTTAGCTGCTCTAATTTCAATTCCTCATTCTTATGTTTCTTTTAATTCATTTCTAGATACAAATATAAAAGGAACTACAAATATTCTTAATGCATCAAGAAAACACAAAGTAAAAAAAATATTTGTAACGTCTACTAGTGAAGTTTATGGAAGTGCGCAGTACGTACCTATAGATGAGACCCACCCATTGTCTCCACAATCCCCATATGCGGCAACAAAAGTTTCGGCAGATAGTATTGCCATATCTTTTTTTAAGTCTTTCGATCTTCCAGTAACAGTCTTGAGACCCTTTAATGCCTATGGTCCAAGACAATCCGCAAGAGCAATCATTCCTTCTATTATAGCTCAGGTTCTAAATAGTAAAAAATTTATAAAAGTTGGAAATATAAAATCTTTTAGAGACTTCACTTATGTAGATGATACAGTCAACGGCTTTATATGTGCCTTAACTGCAAAAAATATCTTAGGAGAAACTATCAATATTTCAACAGGTTATGAAACTTCAATTAAAGAGTTAATAGAAATAGTAAAAAGAGAAATTGGTAAGCCACATTTAAAATTAATTTTTGATAAAAAAAGATTTAGACCAGGCAACAGTGAGGTAAATAGATTGTTAGGATGCAATAAGAAAGCCAAAAAACTTTTGAAATGGAAACCTAGCAAAGCTGGCTTGAGAGGTTTTCAAGATGGTATTAGAAAAACAATTTCTTGGTTTAAAGTTGAGGATAATCTCAAACAATACAATTCCAACACATACAACACATGA